A portion of the Candidatus Scalindua japonica genome contains these proteins:
- a CDS encoding CopG family transcriptional regulator yields the protein MSKTVTLRLDDKTYNKFRDLAKSDNRPISNFIETAVLRFVESNEFVDEFEIAEIRSNSNLNNSIKRGLKDVKSRRGNLV from the coding sequence ATGTCTAAAACTGTAACTCTCAGGCTTGATGACAAGACCTATAATAAGTTTCGTGATCTTGCAAAAAGTGACAATCGACCTATCTCTAACTTCATTGAGACCGCAGTACTTCGCTTTGTTGAGAGCAACGAATTCGTTGATGAATTTGAAATAGCAGAAATCAGAAGCAATTCAAATTTGAATAACAGCATCAAGAGAGGACTTAAGGACGTGAAATCCAGACGAGGCAATCTTGTCTGA